Proteins found in one Bacteroidales bacterium WCE2008 genomic segment:
- a CDS encoding RNase HII codes for MHKEITLRNYLNDNLIEAGCDEAGRGPLAGPVYAAAVILPADFHHPLLNDSKQMTEKARETLRPIIEKEAVAWAVEAVSAAEIDEINILNASIAGMQRAVLKLAVRPQFLLIDGNRFKPLQDIPYKTVVHGDATFASIAAASVLAKTYRDEFMRNLALRYPEYGWDRNMGYPTKEHIEAIRQFGYTEWHRMSFHPKELEPTLF; via the coding sequence ATGCATAAAGAGATAACTCTACGGAACTATTTGAATGACAATCTTATAGAAGCCGGGTGCGACGAGGCCGGAAGAGGCCCGCTCGCAGGTCCGGTCTATGCCGCCGCAGTCATCCTTCCCGCTGACTTCCACCATCCGCTTCTCAATGATTCCAAGCAGATGACCGAAAAAGCCCGCGAGACCCTCCGCCCGATAATCGAGAAAGAGGCCGTGGCATGGGCCGTTGAGGCTGTCTCTGCCGCCGAGATCGATGAGATCAATATCCTGAACGCTTCGATCGCCGGCATGCAGCGCGCAGTACTGAAACTCGCCGTCCGTCCCCAGTTTCTGCTGATCGACGGCAACAGGTTCAAACCCCTGCAGGACATTCCCTACAAGACCGTTGTCCATGGAGACGCGACCTTCGCCTCAATCGCCGCCGCCTCCGTCCTCGCGAAGACCTACAGGGACGAGTTCATGCGCAATCTCGCCCTCCGGTACCCGGAATACGGCTGGGACAGGAACATGGGTTATCCGACGAAGGAACATATAGAGGCGATCCGCCAGTTCGGCTATACCGAGTGGCACAGAATGAGCTTCCACCCGAAGGAGCTCGAACCGACATTATTTTAA
- a CDS encoding DNA-binding transcriptional regulator, XRE-family HTH domain, protein MDERIFREKLRKARKGMGLSQEAMAEKLGLDRNTYGNIERGKTRLIYDHLGSILEILDISIEDLITEGQPEPRKNDAVLSDVCEQYETRLDAALKENSALRSRISELEDIIRDKTEIISYQKARISSLESPEK, encoded by the coding sequence ATGGACGAGCGGATATTCAGGGAAAAACTCAGGAAGGCCCGTAAGGGCATGGGACTGTCCCAGGAGGCGATGGCCGAAAAACTGGGGCTCGACCGCAATACCTATGGCAATATAGAAAGAGGGAAGACACGTCTCATATACGACCATCTCGGCTCTATTCTAGAGATTCTCGATATCTCAATAGAGGATCTTATCACCGAAGGACAGCCGGAACCGCGGAAAAACGACGCTGTCCTGAGCGACGTGTGCGAGCAGTATGAGACCCGGCTTGACGCCGCTCTGAAAGAAAATTCCGCCCTCCGCTCCCGGATCTCCGAGCTCGAGGACATAATCCGCGACAAGACCGAAATAATCTCCTATCAGAAAGCACGTATATCCTCTCTCGAAAGTCCCGAAAAATGA
- a CDS encoding translation elongation factor 2 (EF-2/EF-G): protein MKPYSTKDIRNVVLIGSSKSGKTTLAEAMLFEGKVIDRRGTVEGKNTVSDNTEFEQNNQKSVYATPLYAEFMNTKFNIIDAPGSDDFVGGAVSAFKVCESAILTVNAQQGVEVGTEIFARHAADYNMPLMLAVNQLDHEKANWEGTRDSIKESFGGKVVFVQFPVNPGPGFEGFIDLIAMKYYHFKDDNGTREELEIPAQYADEAEEMRQELMEKAAEGDDALMEKFFEELTLSNEEINKGLALGMKKGELLPVFCLSARKDIGVKKLMEFAINSAPSPLGIKAATIDGGEIECKPEGPVSIFIFKTNVEQHLGEVSYFKVMSGVLNEGMDLVNPESGNTERLSAIYAVAGAKKEKVASISAGDIGCVMKLKSGKSDVTLAQPGVEAVEHIKFPDSKYRCAIKAVDKNDEAKVGDALNRIAAQDPTIIVEYSKELRQTILSGQGEQHINLVKWRLNNEFKLNVELFAPKVPYRETITKVATAQYRHKKQSGGAGQFGEVHLLVCPIVEGVEFTNKFKIDGKDTELKVKNRQEFDLDWGGKLEFINCVVGGAIDEGFMPAILKGINDKMTEGPLTGSYARDIRVYVYDGKMHPVDSKEIAFILAARNAFKEAFRNAGPKIMEPIYDVDILTPSDYVGPCMSDLNGRRGMIVNQDMDRGFTVLHAKVPLAELYRYSTTLSSITGGAATFTMKFSDYQPVPADVQTKLLAEYAAQEKEEE, encoded by the coding sequence ATGAAACCTTATTCAACCAAAGACATCCGCAACGTGGTACTCATAGGAAGCTCGAAGTCCGGTAAGACCACACTTGCGGAGGCTATGCTATTCGAAGGAAAAGTAATTGACCGTAGAGGTACCGTCGAAGGCAAGAACACCGTATCAGACAATACCGAATTCGAGCAGAACAACCAGAAATCTGTTTATGCGACTCCGCTTTACGCCGAGTTCATGAACACCAAGTTCAACATAATCGATGCACCGGGATCTGATGATTTCGTGGGCGGTGCAGTTTCAGCATTCAAGGTTTGCGAGAGTGCAATCCTTACAGTAAACGCTCAGCAGGGTGTCGAGGTCGGAACAGAGATCTTCGCACGTCACGCTGCAGATTATAACATGCCACTTATGCTCGCAGTCAACCAGCTTGACCACGAGAAAGCCAATTGGGAAGGCACCCGCGACTCGATCAAGGAGTCGTTCGGCGGAAAGGTCGTATTCGTCCAGTTCCCTGTCAACCCGGGTCCGGGATTCGAGGGATTCATCGACCTTATTGCAATGAAGTATTACCACTTCAAGGACGACAACGGTACCCGTGAGGAGCTCGAGATTCCTGCACAGTATGCCGACGAGGCAGAAGAGATGCGCCAGGAACTCATGGAGAAGGCCGCCGAAGGCGACGACGCTCTCATGGAGAAATTCTTTGAAGAACTTACCCTCAGCAACGAGGAAATAAATAAAGGCCTTGCCCTCGGCATGAAGAAGGGCGAACTTCTCCCGGTATTCTGCCTTTCAGCTAGAAAGGATATCGGCGTGAAGAAACTCATGGAGTTCGCTATCAACTCGGCTCCTAGCCCTCTCGGCATCAAGGCTGCCACAATCGACGGCGGCGAGATCGAGTGCAAACCGGAAGGCCCTGTCAGCATCTTTATCTTCAAGACCAACGTAGAGCAGCACCTCGGCGAGGTTTCTTACTTCAAGGTAATGAGCGGCGTGCTCAACGAAGGTATGGACCTTGTCAATCCTGAAAGCGGCAATACCGAGCGTCTGTCGGCTATCTATGCAGTCGCCGGAGCCAAGAAGGAGAAGGTCGCTTCGATCAGTGCCGGAGATATCGGCTGTGTCATGAAACTCAAATCCGGCAAGTCCGACGTCACTCTCGCCCAGCCGGGCGTCGAGGCTGTCGAGCATATCAAGTTCCCGGATTCCAAGTATCGTTGCGCTATCAAGGCTGTCGACAAGAACGATGAGGCCAAGGTCGGTGACGCCCTCAACAGGATCGCCGCACAGGATCCTACGATCATCGTGGAATACTCCAAGGAGCTCCGCCAGACCATCCTCAGCGGACAGGGAGAGCAGCATATCAACCTCGTGAAGTGGAGACTCAACAACGAGTTCAAGCTCAACGTCGAGCTCTTTGCTCCGAAGGTTCCTTACCGCGAGACTATCACCAAGGTCGCTACGGCCCAGTACAGGCATAAGAAACAGTCCGGCGGCGCCGGTCAGTTCGGCGAGGTCCATCTCCTCGTATGCCCTATCGTGGAAGGCGTTGAATTCACCAACAAGTTCAAGATCGACGGCAAGGATACCGAGCTCAAGGTCAAGAACCGTCAGGAATTCGACCTCGACTGGGGCGGCAAGCTCGAGTTCATCAACTGCGTTGTCGGCGGTGCCATCGACGAGGGCTTCATGCCTGCAATCCTCAAGGGTATCAATGACAAGATGACCGAGGGCCCTCTTACAGGTTCATATGCCCGCGACATCCGCGTATATGTATATGACGGCAAGATGCACCCGGTTGACTCCAAGGAAATCGCCTTCATCCTCGCTGCGCGCAATGCCTTCAAGGAGGCCTTCCGCAACGCAGGACCGAAGATCATGGAGCCTATCTATGACGTTGACATCCTTACTCCGTCCGACTATGTCGGCCCATGTATGTCCGACCTCAACGGCCGCCGTGGAATGATCGTCAACCAGGACATGGACAGGGGCTTCACCGTGCTCCACGCCAAAGTCCCTCTTGCAGAGCTTTACAGGTACTCGACAACCCTCAGCTCCATCACCGGCGGCGCCGCTACCTTCACGATGAAGTTCAGCGACTACCAGCCAGTTCCGGCTGACGTCCAGACCAAGCTTCTCGCCGAGTACGCAGCTCAGGAGAAGGAAGAAGAATAA
- a CDS encoding alpha-glucosidase, protein MTRFTLTVLAMMLVSTISFAGSWTVKSPDGKTSVAVSDGPVITYSVSRGETLLIEGAKASMKLSDADFGADAKVRKVKFNKVDRNLDAIVYKKASVRDNYNEMVLSFKGYDVIFRAYDDGVAYRFVSRLKGDREVVSERAEFNFAGDWNLFVPYVDRSPESFEAQFYNSFENTYSYHKLSEWQDGQLAFLPLVVEAPEGIKVLVTEADLLDYPGMYLYNYGKGTSLSGVYAGYPDKVHQGGHNMLQGIVDHRADYIAKVSGETSFPWRVIVVSDEDKQLANSDMVWKLSTAPVGDYSWVKPGKVAWDWWNDWNIYGVDFESGINNDTYKYYIDFAAANGIAYVILDEGWAVNLQADLMQIVPEIDLEMLSSYARSKGVDLILWAGYWAFEKDMEEVCRHYSEMGIKGFKIDFMDRDDQLMVEFYRKAAETAAKYNLMVDFHGAFKPAGLNRTYPNVINFEAVFGLENMKWSQDADEVTYDVTIPFIRMVAGPFDYTQGAMHNGSYYNYRANHSEPMSQGTRCRQLAEYVVFESPLNMLCDSPSNYMREPECTAFISAVPTVWDETIALDGKIADYVAIARRSGEVWYVGAMTDWDGRDMVLDLSFLGEGQWKAEIFRDGVNADRKAIDYVRETVDVPADRRISVHLASGGGCALRLVRK, encoded by the coding sequence ATGACAAGATTTACTCTTACGGTACTGGCCATGATGCTCGTATCGACAATTTCATTTGCCGGCTCATGGACGGTCAAATCTCCGGATGGAAAGACTTCCGTAGCGGTTTCCGACGGTCCGGTAATCACTTACTCGGTCAGCCGGGGCGAGACGCTGCTTATCGAAGGGGCGAAGGCTTCGATGAAGCTTTCCGATGCCGATTTCGGAGCTGATGCAAAGGTCCGTAAGGTAAAGTTCAACAAGGTTGACAGAAATCTCGACGCGATTGTGTACAAGAAGGCATCGGTGCGCGACAACTACAACGAGATGGTACTCTCTTTCAAGGGATATGACGTAATCTTCAGGGCTTATGACGACGGTGTCGCTTACCGCTTTGTTTCCAGGCTCAAAGGCGACCGCGAGGTGGTATCCGAGAGGGCGGAGTTCAATTTCGCCGGAGACTGGAATCTGTTTGTCCCGTATGTCGACAGGTCACCCGAGTCGTTCGAGGCCCAGTTCTATAATTCTTTCGAGAATACATATTCTTATCATAAGCTTTCCGAGTGGCAGGACGGCCAGCTCGCTTTTCTGCCGCTTGTCGTAGAGGCTCCGGAAGGTATCAAGGTACTCGTTACCGAAGCGGACCTGCTTGATTATCCGGGCATGTATCTGTACAATTACGGCAAAGGGACTTCGCTTTCCGGCGTCTATGCCGGATACCCTGACAAAGTCCATCAGGGAGGCCATAACATGCTCCAGGGCATTGTCGACCACCGTGCGGACTATATCGCCAAGGTTTCGGGGGAGACTTCTTTCCCGTGGAGGGTGATAGTTGTTTCCGATGAGGATAAGCAGCTGGCCAACAGCGATATGGTATGGAAGCTCTCGACTGCTCCTGTCGGGGATTACAGTTGGGTCAAGCCTGGAAAGGTGGCCTGGGACTGGTGGAACGACTGGAATATCTACGGCGTGGATTTCGAGTCCGGAATAAACAACGATACTTACAAGTACTATATAGATTTTGCCGCAGCCAATGGTATTGCTTATGTGATCCTCGATGAGGGCTGGGCAGTAAATCTCCAGGCCGATCTTATGCAGATTGTTCCGGAGATCGATCTGGAGATGCTTTCTTCATACGCCCGCTCGAAGGGTGTGGACCTTATCCTCTGGGCAGGATACTGGGCTTTCGAGAAAGATATGGAAGAGGTCTGCAGGCATTATTCCGAGATGGGCATCAAGGGCTTCAAGATCGATTTCATGGACAGGGACGACCAGCTGATGGTGGAATTCTATCGCAAGGCCGCCGAGACAGCCGCCAAGTACAATCTTATGGTGGATTTCCACGGAGCTTTCAAGCCTGCCGGTCTTAACCGTACTTATCCTAATGTAATCAATTTCGAGGCTGTCTTCGGGCTTGAGAACATGAAATGGAGCCAGGATGCGGATGAGGTTACTTATGATGTCACGATTCCATTTATCCGTATGGTCGCAGGCCCGTTCGATTATACCCAGGGCGCGATGCATAATGGAAGCTATTACAATTATAGGGCAAACCACTCCGAGCCTATGAGCCAGGGAACCCGTTGCCGCCAGCTTGCCGAGTACGTCGTCTTCGAGTCGCCGCTGAACATGCTCTGCGATTCACCTTCGAATTATATGCGCGAACCTGAATGCACGGCGTTCATCTCGGCTGTTCCTACCGTGTGGGACGAGACCATAGCTCTCGACGGCAAGATCGCCGATTACGTCGCCATTGCCCGCAGAAGCGGTGAAGTATGGTATGTCGGTGCGATGACCGACTGGGATGGCAGGGACATGGTCCTCGACCTCAGTTTCCTCGGCGAAGGTCAGTGGAAGGCCGAAATTTTCAGAGATGGCGTCAATGCTGACAGGAAAGCGATTGATTATGTCCGCGAGACGGTAGACGTACCTGCCGACCGCCGCATTTCCGTGCACCTCGCCTCCGGTGGCGGCTGCGCCCTCAGACTTGTAAGGAAATAA
- a CDS encoding DNA mismatch repair protein MutS, with the protein MAKKLAEDTPLIKQYFEVKAQNPEAILLYRVGDFYETYSDDAVLASKVLGIVQTKRSNGDKGKLPMAGFPHHALEVYLPKLVRAGYKVAVCDQLEDPKLAGRKLVKRGVTELVTPGIAFGETMLEQKQNNFLLGLTFSKDQCGAAFLDVTTGEFNVAQGSVEYIGTLVSSLSPKEVLVTRGDEKYVREQFGDNLYISTLDEWAFVYDAAVTRLCRQLGVETLKGFAVEEKFPLGVCAAGALLVYLEQTHHEGLTNICSISRIDGDKFVWMDAFTFRNLEIFQSAAGGEGVSLVSVIDRCCSPMGARLLRSWLAMPVMDLEELNSRYDVVSHFVGAQDDLGALQDKLGDIGDLERIVSRAAAGKILPREVMQLGRGLAQTGPIRDLCKGTAPLERLGERLDGCQELLDAIRKTLCADPAAAVGKGDVIAAGVNAELDHMREISRGGKDYLLEVQQRESERTGIPSLKVSYNNVFGYFLEVRNTYKDKVPPEWVRKQTLVNAERYITQELKDYEEQILGAEDRIYALESQIYADLVALIRRFIPKIQANAKTLARLDVLAGFADLAVSNKYCRPEMDDSLSLDIKAGRHPVIETLMKPGEEYVPNDIHMDSDGTQIMILTGPNMAGKSALLRQTALIVLMAQIGSFVPAEAAKIGWFDKIFTRVGASDNISRGESTFMVEMLETSMILHNLSARSLILLDEIGRGTSTYDGMSIARAIVEYVHEYGKGAKTLFATHYHELNDLEEIYPRVCNFHIEVKESGRQVIFLRKLAKGGTDKSFGVHVARLAGMPREVLESAEKTLKTLEAQRNGADFGKITKPYNVKEGTVSGDGTIQLSLFQLDDPTLSSMRDTLKKADLNNMTPMQAFDLLRDMKKELGI; encoded by the coding sequence ATGGCAAAAAAACTGGCAGAGGATACTCCTCTGATTAAACAATATTTCGAAGTAAAAGCCCAGAATCCTGAAGCGATACTGCTCTACAGGGTCGGGGATTTCTATGAAACATACTCTGATGACGCGGTGCTTGCGAGCAAAGTCCTCGGGATTGTCCAGACTAAACGCTCTAATGGAGACAAGGGAAAGCTTCCGATGGCCGGATTCCCGCACCACGCGCTCGAAGTCTATCTTCCGAAACTCGTAAGGGCTGGATACAAAGTCGCGGTCTGCGACCAGCTGGAAGACCCTAAGCTGGCAGGGCGCAAACTCGTAAAGAGAGGAGTGACGGAGCTCGTGACTCCCGGAATCGCCTTTGGCGAGACTATGCTCGAGCAGAAACAGAACAACTTCCTGCTCGGCCTGACCTTCAGCAAGGACCAGTGCGGAGCGGCATTCCTGGACGTCACTACCGGAGAATTCAACGTCGCCCAGGGCTCTGTAGAGTATATCGGAACCCTCGTCTCCTCCCTCTCTCCGAAGGAGGTCCTCGTGACCAGAGGCGACGAGAAATATGTCCGCGAGCAGTTCGGGGACAATCTCTATATCTCTACTCTGGATGAGTGGGCCTTTGTCTATGATGCCGCAGTGACCCGTCTCTGCCGCCAGCTTGGTGTCGAGACTCTCAAGGGCTTTGCGGTCGAGGAAAAGTTCCCTCTCGGAGTCTGCGCCGCCGGGGCGCTTCTGGTCTATCTGGAACAGACTCACCATGAAGGTCTTACCAATATCTGCTCGATCTCCCGTATCGACGGTGACAAGTTCGTCTGGATGGACGCCTTTACCTTCCGCAACCTGGAGATTTTCCAGAGCGCTGCCGGGGGCGAAGGAGTGTCGCTCGTCAGCGTGATTGACCGTTGTTGCTCTCCGATGGGGGCAAGACTGCTGAGATCGTGGCTGGCGATGCCTGTAATGGATCTGGAAGAGCTCAATTCCCGTTATGATGTCGTATCGCATTTCGTCGGGGCCCAGGATGATCTCGGCGCCCTGCAGGACAAGCTGGGAGATATCGGCGATCTCGAGAGGATAGTCTCAAGGGCTGCTGCCGGGAAGATTCTGCCGAGAGAGGTGATGCAGCTGGGGCGTGGCCTGGCGCAGACCGGACCGATCCGGGACCTCTGCAAGGGGACGGCTCCGCTGGAGAGACTCGGAGAGAGACTTGACGGCTGTCAGGAGCTGCTGGACGCCATCCGTAAGACGCTTTGCGCCGATCCTGCCGCCGCTGTCGGAAAGGGCGATGTGATTGCGGCCGGAGTCAATGCCGAGCTGGACCACATGAGGGAGATCTCCCGCGGAGGAAAGGATTATCTGCTCGAGGTGCAGCAGCGCGAGAGCGAGAGGACCGGAATCCCTTCGCTCAAGGTCAGCTACAACAATGTATTCGGCTATTTCCTGGAAGTCAGGAATACATATAAAGACAAGGTTCCGCCGGAGTGGGTGCGCAAGCAGACTCTCGTCAATGCGGAAAGATATATAACTCAGGAACTCAAGGATTACGAAGAGCAGATCCTCGGCGCCGAGGACCGTATCTACGCCCTCGAGTCCCAGATATACGCCGACCTCGTCGCGCTGATCCGGAGGTTCATCCCTAAGATCCAGGCCAACGCGAAGACTCTGGCCCGGCTGGACGTCCTCGCCGGTTTCGCCGACTTGGCGGTCTCCAACAAGTACTGCCGCCCTGAAATGGACGATTCCCTGAGTCTGGACATAAAGGCCGGCAGGCATCCGGTCATCGAGACCCTCATGAAACCGGGCGAAGAATATGTCCCTAACGATATCCATATGGACTCCGACGGGACTCAGATCATGATTCTGACAGGCCCGAACATGGCCGGTAAGTCGGCCCTGCTACGTCAGACGGCGCTGATCGTACTGATGGCTCAGATCGGCTCGTTCGTGCCGGCAGAGGCCGCGAAAATCGGCTGGTTCGACAAGATCTTCACCAGAGTCGGCGCGAGCGACAACATTTCCAGGGGAGAATCGACTTTCATGGTCGAGATGCTGGAGACTTCGATGATCCTGCATAATCTTTCGGCGCGGTCGCTGATACTGCTGGACGAGATCGGCCGCGGAACTTCGACCTACGACGGCATGTCCATCGCCAGGGCGATCGTGGAGTATGTCCATGAATACGGCAAAGGGGCGAAGACCCTTTTCGCGACGCATTATCATGAACTCAACGACCTTGAGGAGATCTACCCTCGGGTATGCAATTTCCATATCGAGGTCAAGGAGTCCGGGCGTCAGGTGATTTTCCTGCGCAAGCTCGCCAAAGGCGGCACCGACAAGAGTTTCGGCGTGCATGTGGCGCGGCTGGCCGGTATGCCTAGGGAGGTGCTGGAGTCCGCCGAGAAGACGCTGAAGACTCTGGAGGCCCAGAGGAACGGGGCGGATTTCGGGAAGATCACGAAGCCGTACAACGTCAAGGAGGGGACTGTCTCCGGAGACGGGACTATCCAGCTTTCGCTTTTCCAGCTTGACGATCCGACGCTTTCTTCGATGAGGGATACACTCAAGAAGGCCGACCTGAACAATATGACTCCTATGCAGGCGTTCGACCTGCTCCGTGACATGAAAAAAGAATTAGGTATATAA
- a CDS encoding Glycosyltransferase involved in cell wall bisynthesis — protein sequence MSMKRVLIITYYWPPSGGSGVQRWVKFSKYLPSQGWQPVIYTPENPDMPSIDQSLYSDIPGEAEIIKRPITEIYSIYRRISGNKGGGEVNPINSQKKTLKQKLMLAIRGNLFIPDPRISWLKPSVRFLKKYLREHPVDVIVSTGPPHSMHLIAREVSKATGIPWVADFRDPWTRMFYFKHLALSDWARKKHEKLEKMVLDDASAVVAVSPLVQEEFKTMTGNRIELVTNGYDPEDFGQVVEPDGHFNIVHTGLFASDGNPETLWKVLSDLCREDARFADQLRIRLVGKNDTMILDSIHAAGLERNLVDLGYRDHTVAVREQMGSTMLILPLRKEPEYRATLPGKLFEYLGSQRPVLGIGQTDGAMARILADTGAGETFEWDDEAGIRTYVLKRWEKFLAGDDDSVPDNNIEQYSRKATARKMAALLESLID from the coding sequence ATGTCAATGAAAAGGGTTCTGATAATAACATACTATTGGCCGCCATCCGGCGGGTCCGGAGTCCAGAGATGGGTGAAATTTTCGAAATATCTCCCGTCGCAGGGATGGCAGCCTGTGATATACACTCCGGAGAATCCGGACATGCCTTCGATCGACCAGAGTCTTTATTCGGATATCCCCGGAGAGGCCGAGATAATCAAGCGCCCCATAACGGAAATCTACAGCATCTACCGCAGGATTTCCGGGAATAAAGGCGGCGGAGAGGTCAACCCTATCAACAGCCAGAAGAAGACCTTGAAGCAGAAGCTGATGCTCGCGATAAGAGGCAATCTGTTCATCCCGGATCCGCGTATCTCGTGGCTGAAGCCGTCAGTCCGCTTCCTTAAGAAATACTTGAGGGAGCACCCTGTCGACGTAATTGTCAGCACAGGGCCTCCTCATTCGATGCACCTGATAGCCCGCGAGGTTTCAAAGGCTACCGGCATTCCTTGGGTGGCCGATTTCAGGGACCCTTGGACGAGAATGTTCTACTTCAAGCATCTGGCCCTTTCTGACTGGGCCCGGAAGAAGCACGAGAAACTGGAGAAGATGGTACTGGACGATGCTTCTGCAGTTGTCGCAGTATCTCCGCTGGTGCAGGAAGAATTCAAGACAATGACCGGGAACAGGATCGAGCTGGTCACGAACGGCTATGATCCCGAAGACTTCGGCCAGGTCGTCGAGCCGGACGGCCATTTCAACATAGTCCACACCGGTCTTTTCGCCTCCGACGGCAACCCGGAGACCCTATGGAAAGTGCTGTCTGACCTCTGCAGGGAGGACGCCCGCTTCGCGGATCAGCTCCGAATACGGCTCGTCGGCAAGAACGACACCATGATCCTGGACAGCATCCATGCCGCCGGCCTTGAGCGGAATCTGGTGGATCTCGGGTATCGGGACCATACGGTCGCGGTCCGCGAACAGATGGGCTCGACAATGCTGATACTGCCTCTGCGCAAGGAACCGGAGTACCGGGCGACGCTCCCGGGAAAGCTTTTCGAGTATCTCGGATCGCAGAGGCCGGTGCTCGGCATCGGACAGACGGACGGCGCTATGGCCAGAATCCTGGCCGATACCGGAGCCGGAGAGACGTTCGAATGGGACGATGAAGCCGGAATCCGGACCTATGTGCTTAAACGTTGGGAAAAATTCCTCGCCGGAGACGATGATTCCGTCCCGGACAACAATATTGAACAATACTCCCGCAAGGCGACTGCGCGCAAGATGGCCGCCCTGCTGGAATCTTTAATAGACTAA
- a CDS encoding 2-iminobutanoate/2-iminopropanoate deaminase has protein sequence MKSSVSTSSAPAAIGPYSQGVLSELLFVSGQLPIDPATGVFPEGGIEEQTRQSLTNIKAILEAAGLGMDNVVKTTVFLADMDDFAAMNGVYAEFFSAPYPARSAVAVRAIPKGALVEIECIATRQK, from the coding sequence ATGAAATCTTCCGTAAGCACGTCTTCTGCACCGGCCGCGATAGGGCCGTACAGCCAGGGAGTCCTCTCTGAACTTCTTTTCGTATCTGGGCAGCTTCCGATCGATCCTGCAACCGGAGTCTTTCCGGAAGGAGGCATCGAGGAGCAGACCCGTCAGTCCCTGACCAATATAAAAGCCATTCTGGAAGCCGCCGGCCTCGGGATGGACAATGTTGTCAAGACGACGGTCTTTCTCGCTGATATGGACGATTTCGCTGCAATGAACGGAGTCTATGCCGAATTCTTCTCGGCACCTTATCCGGCCCGCTCGGCAGTAGCCGTGAGAGCCATCCCTAAAGGCGCCCTCGTAGAAATCGAGTGCATCGCCACCCGCCAGAAATGA